One Halostella limicola genomic window carries:
- a CDS encoding DUF7839 domain-containing protein: MADVLENKRTATRFRILVEIADRQPAVSQGEIADAVGVTSQAVSEYIRELVDDALVEKEGRSRYRVTKEGVDWLLSEATDVQRFAEHVTEDILGSVQEDAAIAAADVEEGETVTLSMRDGLFHATPGESGPATGVATTSAAAGEDVGVTGFEGIVDLDPGNVSVLQVPPVRSGGSRAVDADAMAATCADADTVAAAGVEAVAALRRAGVDPATTFAAGEVAADAASRGLDVVVVATADSVGRVTDALRDADVAYEVTEAE; encoded by the coding sequence ATGGCCGACGTCCTAGAGAACAAGCGGACCGCGACGCGGTTTCGCATCCTCGTCGAGATCGCGGACCGCCAGCCCGCCGTGAGCCAAGGCGAGATCGCAGACGCCGTCGGCGTCACGAGCCAGGCGGTCAGCGAGTACATCCGCGAACTCGTCGACGACGCGCTCGTGGAGAAGGAGGGGCGGTCGCGCTACCGCGTCACGAAGGAGGGCGTCGACTGGCTCCTCTCGGAGGCGACCGACGTGCAGCGCTTCGCCGAACACGTCACCGAGGACATCCTGGGGAGCGTCCAGGAGGACGCCGCCATCGCCGCCGCCGACGTCGAGGAGGGCGAGACGGTGACGCTGTCGATGCGCGACGGCCTCTTCCACGCGACGCCCGGCGAATCGGGGCCGGCGACCGGCGTCGCCACGACGAGCGCCGCGGCGGGCGAGGACGTCGGCGTCACCGGGTTCGAGGGTATCGTCGACCTAGACCCCGGTAACGTCAGCGTGTTGCAGGTGCCGCCGGTCCGCTCGGGCGGGAGCCGGGCCGTCGACGCGGACGCCATGGCCGCGACCTGCGCGGACGCCGACACGGTCGCCGCCGCGGGCGTGGAAGCCGTCGCCGCCCTCCGGCGCGCCGGCGTCGACCCCGCGACGACGTTCGCGGCCGGCGAAGTCGCCGCCGACGCCGCGAGCCGCGGCCTCGACGTGGTCGTCGTGGCGACGGCCGACAGCGTCGGCCGGGTGACCGACGCGCTCCGCGACGCTGACGTGGCCTACGAAGTGACCGAAGCCGAGTAG
- a CDS encoding J domain-containing protein, with translation MALDWLWGFPRWLLVGLALGAAFSVVVAGVFVAGARLFPDSATARRADAGGDRERPGEAKRRAEIRRYLQRIDEPYAEDHLVCGQRVAFYLPKRDVAVTFDAHAYFRIDGSRTRAVLIEHEMPGAHLGGRLPFETPEIERETDERDAVGAAFAALGLPRGASADRVKSAYRTRVKEVHPDHGGDEEAFRRVREAYSLAKEHSERVERA, from the coding sequence GTGGCACTCGACTGGCTGTGGGGGTTCCCCAGGTGGTTGCTGGTCGGCCTCGCGCTCGGCGCCGCGTTCTCCGTGGTCGTCGCGGGCGTGTTCGTCGCCGGCGCTCGCCTGTTTCCCGACTCCGCGACGGCGAGGCGGGCGGACGCCGGTGGCGACCGCGAGCGCCCCGGCGAGGCGAAGCGCCGTGCGGAGATCCGTAGGTACCTGCAGCGCATCGACGAGCCGTACGCGGAGGACCACCTCGTCTGCGGACAGCGCGTCGCCTTCTACCTCCCGAAACGCGACGTGGCGGTGACGTTCGACGCGCACGCCTACTTCCGCATCGACGGGAGCCGGACCCGGGCGGTGCTGATAGAGCACGAGATGCCGGGCGCGCACCTCGGCGGCCGCCTGCCGTTCGAGACGCCGGAGATAGAGCGAGAGACGGACGAGCGCGACGCGGTCGGCGCGGCCTTCGCGGCGCTCGGCCTCCCGCGCGGGGCGAGCGCCGACAGGGTGAAGTCCGCGTACCGCACGCGGGTGAAGGAGGTCCATCCGGACCACGGCGGCGACGAGGAGGCGTTCAGACGGGTCCGCGAGGCGTACTCCCTCGCGAAGGAACACTCCGAGCGGGTGGAGCGGGCCTGA
- a CDS encoding PHP-associated domain-containing protein translates to MHVKVLDERVVRRAKDRGLDALVYAPHFTRLPDVEAAAERHSDDDLTVIPAREVFTGSWRNRQHVLAIGLTDPVPDFVTLDGAMDAFDRQDAAVLVPHPEFLNVSLDEAAVQRYREAIDGVEAYNPKVTDRGNRRAAAVAARQNLPTFASSYAHLRNTVGEAWTAFDRADLDVPVTAESLAAALKAGVERRIGHRGGLSHAARRFAERAHLGWENTWEKVDRLFLSGTEPTHPDHIAYDGRFDDVAVY, encoded by the coding sequence ATGCACGTGAAGGTACTGGACGAGCGAGTGGTCCGGAGAGCGAAAGACCGCGGCCTGGACGCGCTGGTGTACGCCCCCCACTTCACGCGGTTGCCGGACGTCGAGGCCGCCGCGGAGCGGCACTCCGACGACGATCTGACCGTGATCCCCGCCCGCGAGGTGTTCACGGGGTCGTGGCGGAACCGCCAGCACGTCCTCGCGATCGGACTGACTGATCCGGTTCCCGACTTCGTCACGCTCGACGGGGCGATGGACGCGTTCGACCGGCAGGACGCCGCGGTGCTCGTCCCCCACCCCGAGTTTCTGAACGTGAGCCTCGACGAGGCGGCGGTCCAGCGCTACCGGGAGGCGATAGACGGCGTCGAGGCGTACAACCCGAAGGTGACGGACCGGGGGAACCGCCGGGCGGCGGCGGTCGCCGCGCGGCAGAACCTGCCGACGTTCGCCTCGTCCTACGCCCACCTCCGGAACACCGTCGGCGAGGCGTGGACGGCGTTCGACCGCGCCGACCTCGACGTCCCCGTCACGGCTGAGTCGCTCGCCGCGGCGCTGAAAGCGGGAGTCGAGCGACGGATCGGACACCGCGGCGGCCTCTCGCACGCCGCCCGGCGCTTCGCCGAGCGGGCCCACCTCGGCTGGGAGAACACGTGGGAGAAGGTCGACCGACTGTTCCTCTCGGGGACGGAACCGACTCACCCCGACCACATCGCGTACGACGGGCGGTTCGACGACGTCGCCGTGTACTGA
- a CDS encoding DUF7565 family protein has translation MAWQCGIDGCGEQFGDAESAIVHQTNEHERRECKVCGVVVPDGYLAIRHAFDEHTRAEYVRAYGADSEAVRQREQVKESIEREADLQRVVAQLNEEGTA, from the coding sequence ATGGCCTGGCAATGCGGCATCGACGGGTGCGGAGAGCAGTTCGGCGACGCCGAGAGCGCGATCGTCCACCAGACGAACGAACACGAGCGCCGCGAGTGCAAGGTGTGCGGCGTCGTCGTGCCCGACGGCTACCTCGCGATCCGACACGCGTTCGACGAACACACCCGCGCCGAGTACGTCCGCGCCTACGGTGCCGACTCCGAGGCGGTCCGCCAGCGCGAGCAGGTCAAGGAGTCCATCGAGCGCGAGGCGGACCTCCAGCGCGTGGTCGCCCAGTTGAACGAGGAAGGAACGGCGTAG
- a CDS encoding transcription elongation factor Spt5 → MPIYAVKTTASQERTVADMIMNREEDAIHAALAPDSLTSYVMVEADDDAIISRVLEEIPHARSIVPGESDISEVEHFLSPKPDVEGIAEGDIVELIAGPFKGEKAQVQRIDEGKDQVTVELYEATVPIPVTVRGDQIRVLDSEER, encoded by the coding sequence ATGCCGATCTACGCCGTCAAGACAACCGCGAGTCAGGAGCGCACCGTCGCGGACATGATCATGAACCGCGAGGAGGACGCGATCCACGCCGCGCTCGCCCCCGACTCGCTGACCAGCTACGTGATGGTCGAGGCCGACGACGACGCCATCATCTCGCGCGTCCTCGAGGAGATCCCCCACGCCCGCAGCATCGTCCCGGGCGAGAGCGACATCTCCGAGGTCGAGCACTTCCTCTCGCCCAAGCCGGACGTCGAGGGGATCGCCGAGGGCGACATCGTCGAGCTCATCGCCGGCCCGTTCAAGGGCGAGAAGGCGCAGGTCCAGCGCATCGACGAGGGCAAGGACCAGGTCACCGTCGAACTGTACGAGGCGACCGTCCCGATTCCGGTCACCGTGCGCGGCGACCAGATCCGCGTGCTCGACTCCGAGGAACGCTGA
- a CDS encoding protein translocase SEC61 complex subunit gamma — translation MKVPYDLTSYVRVLKMASTPSWEEFSQIAKIAGAGILLVGMLGFAIYLLMTFVPGA, via the coding sequence ATGAAAGTTCCATACGACCTTACCTCGTACGTTCGGGTGCTGAAGATGGCAAGCACCCCCTCCTGGGAGGAGTTCTCCCAGATCGCAAAGATAGCCGGTGCCGGCATCCTGTTAGTCGGGATGCTCGGCTTCGCGATTTACCTCCTGATGACGTTCGTCCCGGGGGCCTGA